The Microbacterium sp. LWH7-1.2 genome window below encodes:
- a CDS encoding MATE family efflux transporter, with amino-acid sequence MTTALTTGRPWRVIVLFSVPLLIGNVVQQLYHFVDAVVVGRRLGVDALAAVGATGSMLFLLLGFAWGLTSGFAIPTAQAFGARDHAAVRRSVAAGTILTGICTLLLTVGAPLLTAPLLELLRTPAELMDDAIVFAQISFLGAGAMMFFNYLSAIIRAIGDSRTPLVFLTLACALNVVLVIVMVGPLAWGVGGAALATVVSQAISVLLCLEFVRRRMPVLHVRRSDWRVSRAELADHLRLGLPMGFQASIIAIGTLSVQVALNELGADAVAAYTAASRVDGLAVALLQSLGLAVSMFVAQNHGGGRPDRIRRGVVQATWMSVGVAIVLGALLIAFGAMTVSLFIDEGSAEVVGLAAQMLAINGATYWILGILFVLRGALQGLGHTLIPTVTGVIELVMRVGAAVVLGGVFGFIGVAASNPLAWLGAVVVLVPAYIHAHRRLAKAPVTPMVATPTTPIAVIGPTDGSMVVDAIVTQPIVLPTAAQGPPRRPRRLGSVASRDRRRTRG; translated from the coding sequence ATGACCACCGCCCTGACGACGGGCCGCCCGTGGCGCGTCATCGTCCTCTTCTCCGTCCCACTGCTCATCGGCAACGTGGTGCAGCAGCTGTACCACTTCGTCGACGCGGTCGTCGTGGGGCGCCGCCTCGGCGTCGACGCGCTCGCTGCGGTGGGTGCGACGGGCAGCATGCTTTTCCTGCTGCTCGGCTTCGCGTGGGGTCTCACGTCGGGCTTCGCGATCCCCACCGCGCAGGCGTTCGGTGCGCGCGACCACGCGGCGGTGCGGCGCTCGGTCGCTGCGGGCACGATCCTCACCGGCATCTGCACCCTGCTGCTGACCGTCGGCGCGCCGCTGCTGACCGCGCCCCTGCTCGAGCTGCTGCGGACGCCCGCCGAGCTCATGGACGACGCCATCGTCTTCGCGCAGATCAGCTTCCTCGGTGCCGGCGCCATGATGTTCTTCAACTACCTGTCGGCGATCATCCGCGCCATCGGCGACTCGCGCACGCCCCTCGTGTTCCTGACGCTCGCCTGCGCGCTCAACGTCGTCCTCGTGATCGTCATGGTCGGCCCGCTCGCCTGGGGCGTGGGCGGTGCAGCGCTCGCGACGGTGGTCTCGCAGGCGATCTCGGTGCTGCTCTGCCTCGAGTTCGTACGGCGACGGATGCCGGTGCTCCACGTCCGCCGCAGCGACTGGCGTGTCAGCCGGGCCGAGCTCGCGGACCACCTGCGCCTGGGTCTGCCGATGGGCTTCCAGGCCTCGATCATCGCGATCGGAACCCTCTCGGTCCAGGTGGCGCTGAACGAGCTCGGCGCGGACGCCGTCGCCGCGTACACCGCGGCATCCCGTGTCGACGGCCTCGCGGTCGCGCTGCTGCAGTCGCTGGGTCTCGCCGTCTCGATGTTCGTCGCCCAGAACCACGGCGGCGGCCGACCCGACCGCATCCGCCGCGGGGTGGTCCAGGCGACGTGGATGTCGGTGGGCGTGGCGATCGTGCTCGGCGCCCTGCTCATCGCGTTCGGCGCGATGACGGTCTCGCTGTTCATCGACGAGGGTTCGGCCGAGGTCGTCGGCCTCGCGGCGCAGATGCTCGCCATCAACGGTGCGACGTACTGGATCCTCGGCATCCTGTTCGTCCTCCGTGGCGCGCTGCAGGGGCTCGGCCACACCCTCATCCCCACGGTGACCGGTGTGATCGAGCTCGTCATGCGCGTCGGTGCGGCTGTCGTACTGGGCGGCGTCTTCGGCTTCATCGGCGTCGCGGCGAGCAACCCGCTCGCGTGGCTCGGCGCCGTGGTCGTGCTCGTGCCCGCATACATCCACGCCCACCGCCGGCTCGCGAAGGCCCCGGTCACGCCGATGGTTGCGACCCCGACGACGCCCATCGCCGTCATCGGCCCCACCGACGGCTCGATGGTCGTCGACGCGATCGTCACGCAGCCCATCGTGCTGCCGACCGCCGCACAGGGGCCGCCCCGCCGCCCCCGGCGGCTGGGGTCGGTGGCGTCGCGCGACAGGCGCCGCACGCGCGGCTGA
- a CDS encoding alpha/beta hydrolase: MSVTTRRMQDLTIDDHFLRVPLVWRDAADARTIDIHAAVVTRDGGESLPYLVFLQGGPGHEAPRAFHSPSGPSWLDAALEHHRVVLLDQRGTGLSTPVGDDDLERDASELAEFITHLRADAIVRDCEAVRQHLGAERWSVLGQSFGGFTALAYLSTDAASLEHVYITGGLSAVGRTPDDVYALTYDKMREESEKYYRRFPAHRDAMRRVIDLAVDGELVLPGGEVASVSRVRSVGSALGTNDGWQTLWGLLERDPRSNAFRHDLAAALPFNARNPLYFVFHESSYADGHPTRWSAERTEPADFREDPTLFTGEHVRREWLDTVPGFQPWRDVTLALAEFEWPSLYDAAAIAASGARGAAAVYVNDVYVPFEFSMETARLLPGVTPWITSEHEHNGLRAGDVLSRLIDLAHGRRVR, encoded by the coding sequence ATGTCCGTGACGACCCGCCGCATGCAGGATCTGACGATCGACGACCACTTCCTCAGGGTCCCTCTCGTGTGGCGCGACGCGGCCGACGCCCGCACGATCGACATCCACGCGGCCGTCGTCACTCGCGACGGCGGCGAGAGCCTGCCGTACCTGGTGTTCCTGCAGGGCGGGCCCGGTCACGAGGCGCCGCGCGCGTTCCACTCCCCGTCGGGGCCGTCGTGGCTCGACGCGGCGCTCGAGCACCACCGCGTGGTCCTGCTCGACCAGCGCGGCACCGGGCTCTCGACGCCCGTCGGCGACGACGACCTGGAGCGCGACGCGTCCGAGCTCGCCGAGTTCATCACCCATCTGCGCGCCGATGCGATCGTGCGCGACTGCGAGGCCGTCCGGCAGCACCTCGGCGCCGAGCGATGGAGCGTGCTGGGGCAGTCATTCGGCGGGTTCACCGCCCTGGCGTATCTCTCGACGGATGCTGCGTCCCTCGAGCACGTCTACATCACCGGCGGTCTGAGCGCTGTGGGCCGCACCCCCGACGACGTGTACGCCCTCACGTACGACAAGATGCGCGAGGAGTCGGAGAAGTACTACCGCCGGTTCCCCGCTCACCGCGACGCGATGCGGCGCGTGATCGACCTCGCGGTCGACGGCGAGCTCGTGCTCCCTGGCGGTGAGGTCGCCTCGGTCTCACGCGTGCGCTCGGTGGGTTCGGCGCTCGGCACCAACGACGGCTGGCAGACGCTGTGGGGGCTGCTCGAACGCGACCCGCGCTCCAACGCCTTCCGCCACGACCTCGCCGCGGCGTTGCCCTTCAACGCCCGCAACCCGCTGTACTTCGTCTTCCACGAGTCCAGCTACGCCGACGGCCACCCCACCCGGTGGTCCGCCGAGCGCACCGAGCCTGCCGACTTCCGCGAAGACCCGACCCTCTTCACCGGCGAGCACGTGCGCCGGGAGTGGCTCGACACCGTCCCCGGGTTCCAGCCCTGGCGTGACGTGACCCTCGCGCTCGCCGAGTTCGAGTGGCCGTCGCTCTACGACGCGGCCGCGATCGCCGCCTCCGGGGCGCGCGGCGCCGCCGCCGTCTACGTCAACGACGTCTACGTGCCGTTCGAGTTCTCGATGGAGACGGCACGACTCCTCCCGGGCGTCACGCCGTGGATCACGAGCGAGCACGAGCACAATGGACTCCGCGCCGGCGACGTGCTGTCGCGCCTCATCGACCTGGCGCACGGTCGCCGGGTGCGCTGA
- a CDS encoding esterase-like activity of phytase family protein: MSRIPTRRVLPRLLAAAAATVTAVALLPATAASAQPIVAASANSPSPYVQTHVPTLVARATLSADHLEPGPSSGALASSANGRTGPWDGQVIPGFSAAIDNGDGTFWAQPDNGFGAKGNSADFLLRSYLVRPAWQTADGGAGEVQIERFLSYNDRNDVLDFPIVNEGTAERLLTGADFDIESVVKAKDGTFWVGEEFGPFLLHFDAEGTLLEKPFALDGAKSPQNPYLQASETPRVRSSRGFEALAASVNGRYLYPVVEGSYADDSDLRRREILEFDTRAGAYTGRTWSYQTDQEPNAIGDAFTVRNDVLLLVERDDFEGEQSVTKRVYQVDLRRTDAEGYLEKTLVLDALRIANPSGIGAGDGYGTGEIFSLPVQSFETVVQLKDGSLLIGNDNNYPGNDARIPGTPDDTEFAIIDLDKTKIEPSTVSLIGHRGASGSRPQHTLAAYETAIVQCADYIEPDVVSTKDGVLVARHENEIGGTTDVAAHPEFAARKTTKLIDGVSITGWFTEDFTFAELRTLRTKERLPQTRPANTAFDGLYVIPTLDEVMDLARHSVSCDGRPVGVYPETKHPSYFDSIGLSLEEPLVAALEANGLDRADAPVILQSFETANLRDLDGMTDVTLAQLVNGSGRPYDFTLAADNRTYKDLVTPAGLAEIATYADGVGLEKSVMIPRTVDGRLGTPTAVIADAHAAGLTVHGWTFRAENQFLPVDFRSSADPAAYGDLDGEIRAFVAAGMDGVFSDHPGIAAVTIDTVTLAG, from the coding sequence ATGAGTCGAATCCCCACACGACGCGTCCTGCCGCGCCTCCTCGCCGCGGCAGCCGCGACGGTCACCGCCGTCGCGCTCCTCCCTGCCACCGCCGCGTCCGCCCAGCCGATCGTCGCCGCGTCCGCGAACTCGCCGTCGCCGTACGTGCAGACGCACGTGCCGACGCTGGTCGCCCGCGCCACGCTGTCGGCCGACCACCTCGAGCCGGGCCCGTCGTCGGGTGCGCTCGCCAGCTCGGCCAACGGCCGCACCGGCCCCTGGGACGGCCAGGTCATCCCCGGGTTCTCGGCCGCGATCGACAACGGCGACGGCACGTTCTGGGCGCAGCCCGACAACGGGTTCGGCGCCAAGGGCAACTCGGCCGATTTCCTGCTGCGCAGCTACCTCGTCCGCCCGGCCTGGCAGACCGCCGACGGCGGCGCGGGCGAGGTCCAGATCGAGCGGTTCCTCTCGTACAACGACCGCAACGACGTGCTGGACTTCCCGATCGTGAACGAGGGGACCGCCGAGCGCCTGCTCACCGGCGCCGACTTCGACATCGAGTCGGTCGTGAAGGCCAAGGACGGCACGTTCTGGGTCGGCGAGGAGTTCGGGCCCTTCCTGCTGCACTTCGACGCCGAGGGCACGCTGCTCGAGAAGCCGTTCGCGCTCGATGGCGCAAAGTCGCCGCAGAACCCGTACCTCCAGGCCAGCGAGACCCCACGTGTGCGCTCGAGCCGCGGCTTCGAGGCCCTCGCCGCCTCGGTGAACGGGCGGTACCTGTACCCGGTCGTCGAGGGCTCCTACGCGGACGACTCCGACCTGCGCCGCCGGGAGATCCTCGAGTTCGACACGCGCGCCGGCGCCTACACCGGTCGAACGTGGAGCTACCAGACCGACCAGGAGCCCAACGCCATCGGCGACGCGTTCACCGTGCGAAACGACGTGCTGCTCCTCGTCGAGCGCGACGACTTCGAGGGCGAGCAGTCCGTCACCAAGCGCGTCTACCAGGTCGACCTGCGCCGCACCGACGCCGAGGGGTACCTCGAGAAGACCCTCGTGCTCGACGCTCTGCGCATCGCCAATCCGAGCGGCATCGGCGCGGGTGACGGCTACGGCACCGGCGAGATCTTCTCCCTCCCCGTGCAGTCGTTCGAGACGGTCGTGCAGCTGAAGGACGGCAGCCTGCTGATCGGCAACGACAACAACTACCCGGGCAACGACGCGCGCATCCCCGGCACGCCCGACGACACCGAGTTCGCGATCATCGACCTCGACAAGACGAAGATCGAGCCGTCGACGGTGAGCCTCATCGGCCACCGCGGAGCCAGCGGATCGCGCCCCCAGCACACGCTCGCCGCGTACGAGACGGCGATCGTGCAGTGCGCCGACTACATCGAGCCCGACGTGGTGTCAACGAAGGACGGCGTGCTCGTCGCGCGTCACGAGAACGAGATCGGCGGCACCACGGATGTCGCGGCCCACCCCGAGTTCGCCGCGCGCAAGACCACGAAACTCATCGACGGCGTCTCGATCACGGGCTGGTTCACGGAGGACTTCACGTTCGCCGAGCTCCGCACGCTGCGCACGAAGGAGCGCCTGCCGCAGACACGTCCGGCGAACACCGCGTTCGACGGGCTCTACGTCATCCCGACGCTCGACGAGGTCATGGACCTCGCGCGCCACTCGGTGAGCTGCGACGGCCGGCCCGTCGGCGTGTACCCCGAGACGAAGCATCCGTCGTACTTCGACTCCATCGGGCTGTCGCTCGAGGAGCCGCTCGTCGCAGCCCTCGAGGCGAACGGCCTCGACCGCGCCGACGCTCCCGTCATCCTGCAGAGCTTCGAGACCGCGAACCTGCGCGACCTGGACGGCATGACCGACGTGACGCTCGCGCAGCTCGTGAACGGGTCGGGCCGTCCGTACGACTTCACGCTCGCCGCTGACAATCGGACCTACAAGGACCTCGTGACGCCGGCGGGCCTCGCCGAGATCGCGACCTACGCCGACGGCGTGGGCCTCGAGAAGTCCGTCATGATCCCGCGCACCGTCGACGGCCGCTTGGGCACCCCCACCGCGGTCATCGCCGACGCCCACGCCGCCGGGCTGACCGTGCACGGCTGGACGTTCCGCGCCGAGAACCAGTTCCTGCCGGTGGACTTCCGCTCGAGCGCCGACCCCGCCGCGTACGGCGACCTGGACGGCGAGATCCGCGCGTTCGTCGCCGCCGGCATGGACGGCGTCTTCAGCGACCACCCCGGCATCGCCGCGGTGACCATCGACACGGTGACGCTCGCCGGCTGA
- a CDS encoding ATP-dependent endonuclease, with protein MTVVLVEGESDRIALETLAARMGTRMPRIRVVGGSKGARRAVEELAGERLIGLVDVGERRDFERMLDTVFVCDPDLEAEFVRALGVAGVEAVIAEQGELDSFRSLQGQPFQRERPVEAQLARFFGGRSGNKARYARLLAEAVPLERVPPPLAALLAAL; from the coding sequence GTGACGGTCGTGCTGGTCGAGGGCGAGAGCGACCGGATCGCTCTTGAGACGCTTGCGGCCCGGATGGGGACACGGATGCCGCGGATCCGCGTCGTGGGCGGCTCGAAGGGCGCCCGCCGCGCGGTCGAAGAACTCGCCGGGGAACGCCTCATCGGGCTCGTCGACGTGGGGGAGCGGCGCGACTTCGAGCGCATGCTCGACACGGTGTTCGTGTGCGATCCCGATCTCGAGGCCGAGTTCGTGCGCGCTCTGGGCGTCGCGGGGGTCGAGGCGGTGATCGCCGAGCAGGGCGAGCTCGACTCGTTCCGGAGCCTGCAGGGGCAGCCGTTCCAGCGCGAGCGCCCGGTCGAGGCACAGCTCGCACGCTTCTTCGGCGGCCGCAGCGGCAACAAGGCGCGCTACGCCCGGCTGCTCGCGGAGGCGGTCCCGCTCGAGCGGGTGCCACCGCCGCTCGCGGCGCTCCTCGCTGCGCTCTGA
- a CDS encoding LysR family transcriptional regulator codes for MEQRQLEYLVTLAEERHFTRAAERCRVSQSGLSASIRRLEQELDAKLFERTTRSVEPTSAALALLPHAREILAQAAAGRDAVIRASHQLAGSLRVGAEQCLGAVDVNLLLERFHRRHPAVDIQFVQAGSHQLVEHVAAGELDVAFVASADPAPASAVAELARIPLVLLVPPGHALAERPVSRWKDLRDADFVDFRPAWALRTINDDAFHRHSAERRVRFSVDDVHTLLDLVVRGLGVAIVPQHVAHKPQARGLIALPVPPGAPEWVVSTLVAGNASLAPRLLEILDEERAEAEAA; via the coding sequence ATGGAGCAGCGCCAGCTCGAGTACCTGGTCACGCTCGCCGAGGAGCGCCACTTCACCCGCGCCGCCGAACGGTGCCGCGTCTCGCAGTCCGGGCTGTCGGCGTCGATCCGCCGACTCGAGCAGGAGCTCGACGCGAAGCTGTTCGAGAGGACCACCCGGTCGGTCGAGCCGACGTCCGCGGCCCTGGCGCTCCTACCGCATGCCCGCGAGATCCTGGCTCAGGCGGCCGCCGGGCGGGACGCCGTCATCCGCGCCTCGCACCAGCTGGCCGGCTCCCTGCGCGTCGGGGCTGAGCAGTGCCTCGGTGCGGTGGACGTGAACCTGCTCCTCGAGCGGTTCCACCGCCGCCACCCTGCCGTCGACATCCAGTTCGTGCAAGCGGGTTCGCACCAGCTGGTCGAGCACGTCGCCGCCGGCGAGCTCGACGTCGCGTTCGTCGCAAGCGCCGACCCCGCGCCGGCATCCGCCGTTGCGGAGCTCGCGCGGATCCCGCTCGTGCTGCTGGTCCCGCCCGGCCATGCGCTGGCCGAGCGCCCGGTCTCGCGCTGGAAGGACCTTCGCGACGCCGACTTCGTGGACTTCCGGCCGGCGTGGGCCCTGCGCACCATCAACGACGACGCGTTCCACCGGCACAGCGCCGAGCGGCGTGTGCGCTTCAGCGTCGACGACGTCCACACCCTTCTCGACCTCGTCGTGCGCGGGCTCGGCGTCGCGATCGTTCCGCAGCATGTCGCGCACAAACCCCAGGCGAGGGGCCTGATCGCGCTCCCCGTGCCTCCCGGTGCTCCCGAATGGGTCGTGTCGACCCTTGTGGCCGGCAACGCCTCACTCGCGCCCCGTCTTCTCGAGATCCTCGACGAGGAGCGTGCCGAAGCCGAGGCCGCGTGA
- a CDS encoding MerR family transcriptional regulator: MYTIGEFAALGRVSVRMLRHYDAIGLLAPAHVDERTGYRRYAPQQLSPLLRIVQLRDLGCALDDAAEVLQASDESAALKRVLQRRRRDLLASVAAETARLARLDEELRSIEGEQLMTDIEYRRIEPITVYAASGVDPGCENPPAVIDRVLPPLHAALESAGVDYREPGVFWYEPIEGTDDQRVWVSWIAGDDPVESDDWQLVELPAVERCAVTTYRGEMTGIRSAWHGLMQAVIADGAAFAGPCREVYVYAEGPQSDWVTELQQPVA, encoded by the coding sequence ATGTACACCATCGGAGAGTTCGCCGCACTCGGACGCGTGAGCGTGCGGATGCTGCGGCACTACGACGCGATCGGGCTCCTGGCCCCCGCCCACGTCGACGAGCGCACGGGTTACCGGCGGTACGCGCCGCAGCAGCTGTCACCGCTGCTGCGGATCGTCCAGCTGCGGGATCTCGGCTGCGCGCTCGACGACGCGGCCGAGGTGCTGCAGGCGTCCGATGAGTCGGCGGCGCTGAAGCGGGTGCTCCAGCGCCGCCGGCGCGACCTCCTCGCGTCCGTCGCCGCGGAGACCGCCCGCCTCGCCCGACTCGACGAAGAGCTCCGCAGCATCGAAGGAGAACAACTGATGACCGACATCGAGTATCGGCGGATCGAGCCCATCACCGTCTACGCGGCCTCGGGCGTCGACCCGGGATGTGAGAACCCGCCCGCGGTGATCGACCGCGTCCTGCCCCCGCTGCACGCGGCCCTCGAGAGCGCCGGTGTCGACTACCGCGAGCCGGGCGTGTTCTGGTACGAGCCCATCGAGGGCACCGATGACCAGCGCGTGTGGGTGTCGTGGATCGCGGGCGACGACCCCGTCGAGAGCGACGACTGGCAGCTCGTCGAGCTTCCGGCCGTCGAGCGCTGCGCCGTGACGACGTACCGTGGCGAGATGACGGGCATCCGCAGCGCGTGGCATGGCTTGATGCAGGCGGTGATCGCTGACGGCGCCGCTTTCGCGGGACCGTGCCGCGAGGTGTACGTCTACGCCGAGGGACCCCAGTCCGATTGGGTGACCGAGCTGCAGCAGCCTGTCGCCTGA
- a CDS encoding type 1 glutamine amidotransferase domain-containing protein: MAHVLMTVTGADAIALTDGTTHPTGFWAEELVELHRGLVAAGHTVDVATPGGARPTVDPGSLGGDSADELRAYLASIDELIAHPRALADVKDGEYDAIALPGGHGPMVDLAADADLGRLLVDAVDRDAVVGVLCHGPAGLLSAVRADGSFAFAGRRLAVFTDEEEHQGGLRDASPYFVESRLRDLGAIVESGEPWSVTVVADGTLVSGQNPQSSVATAQRLVEVLAAR, encoded by the coding sequence ATGGCACACGTACTCATGACGGTCACCGGCGCGGACGCCATCGCGCTCACCGACGGCACGACCCACCCGACCGGATTCTGGGCGGAGGAGCTCGTCGAGCTCCATCGCGGGCTCGTCGCCGCGGGTCACACGGTCGACGTCGCGACGCCGGGCGGCGCGCGCCCCACGGTCGACCCCGGCAGCCTCGGCGGGGACTCCGCCGACGAACTGCGCGCGTACCTCGCGTCGATCGACGAACTGATCGCGCACCCCCGCGCCCTCGCCGACGTGAAGGACGGTGAGTACGACGCGATCGCCCTGCCCGGCGGGCACGGCCCGATGGTGGACCTCGCCGCCGACGCCGACCTCGGCCGCCTGCTCGTCGACGCGGTCGACCGCGACGCGGTCGTCGGCGTGCTGTGCCACGGTCCGGCGGGCCTCTTGAGCGCGGTGCGCGCCGACGGCTCCTTCGCGTTCGCGGGGCGCCGGCTCGCGGTCTTCACCGACGAGGAGGAGCACCAGGGCGGCCTGCGCGACGCGTCTCCGTACTTCGTCGAGTCGAGGCTGCGCGATCTCGGCGCGATCGTCGAATCGGGTGAGCCGTGGTCGGTCACCGTCGTCGCCGACGGCACGCTCGTGAGCGGTCAGAACCCGCAATCGAGCGTGGCGACGGCACAGCGCCTCGTCGAAGTGCTCGCCGCGCGATGA
- a CDS encoding LysR family transcriptional regulator has product MQELDLLRTLLEVHRAGSITAAAARLGMSQPSVSERITRLEAELGTPLFTRSARGVVPTPAGDALAARVAAPVDRLREVWAMPAATSPVETVRIGGASDVVAARVIPALAPLTSQGVRLAFTLGLAHDLLARLADGGLDVVVSSVRTPVRGIRYRGLIDEEFVLVGAPALARTIDRKRLAADPAGALQHLPLVAYDTDLSIVRRYWRSQFGHRPANPVAITVPDLRGVLAAVVAGAGVSALPRYLAEPAIGAGTVEVLHRSEEAPINTLNLAIRAAEPATTVTIRVIDALVERAREWDVL; this is encoded by the coding sequence ATGCAAGAGCTCGATCTGCTGCGCACGCTGCTCGAGGTGCACCGCGCGGGGTCGATCACGGCGGCGGCCGCGCGGCTCGGAATGAGCCAGCCGTCCGTGAGCGAGCGGATCACCCGGCTCGAAGCGGAGCTCGGGACGCCGCTGTTCACGCGCTCGGCGCGCGGAGTCGTCCCGACGCCCGCGGGCGACGCACTGGCCGCGCGGGTCGCCGCGCCCGTGGACCGGCTGCGGGAGGTCTGGGCCATGCCGGCGGCGACCAGCCCCGTCGAGACGGTGCGCATCGGCGGCGCCAGCGACGTCGTCGCGGCGCGGGTCATCCCCGCCCTTGCGCCGCTCACCAGCCAGGGCGTGCGCCTCGCGTTCACTCTGGGGCTCGCGCACGACCTGCTCGCGCGACTCGCCGACGGCGGGCTCGACGTCGTGGTGTCATCGGTGCGGACGCCGGTGCGCGGCATCCGCTATCGCGGGCTCATCGACGAGGAGTTCGTGCTCGTCGGGGCGCCGGCGCTCGCACGCACGATCGACCGCAAGCGTCTCGCCGCGGATCCCGCCGGCGCGCTGCAGCACTTGCCGCTCGTGGCCTACGACACGGACCTGTCGATCGTGCGCCGGTACTGGCGCAGCCAGTTCGGCCATCGACCCGCCAACCCCGTGGCGATCACCGTGCCCGACCTGCGAGGGGTGCTCGCGGCCGTCGTGGCGGGGGCGGGCGTCTCCGCGCTCCCGCGCTACCTGGCAGAACCCGCGATCGGCGCGGGCACCGTCGAGGTGCTGCACCGGTCGGAAGAGGCGCCGATCAACACTCTGAACCTCGCTATCCGAGCCGCTGAGCCCGCGACGACGGTGACCATCCGAGTGATCGACGCGCTCGTCGAGAGGGCGCGCGAGTGGGATGTGCTCTGA
- a CDS encoding CsbD family protein, whose translation MGLDDDIKHNAEDMKGKVKETVGDATDNEKLQAEGVADQASAKMKKVGDDIKDAFTDDR comes from the coding sequence ATGGGTCTGGATGACGACATCAAGCACAACGCAGAAGACATGAAGGGCAAGGTGAAGGAGACCGTCGGGGACGCGACCGACAACGAGAAGCTGCAGGCCGAGGGCGTGGCCGATCAGGCCAGCGCCAAGATGAAGAAGGTCGGCGACGACATCAAGGACGCGTTCACTGACGACCGGTGA
- a CDS encoding YrzE family protein gives MSTDDRDYRTTDPRRTDGDLARDPYVDRTRPLTPDPRVDADRDGVPDAQEARRARDIDSVGEHRDASLRDVVAERERERFGGIKFGSAFFGWLTALGALVALTAVVAAIGAATGLTSPQAVDDAAEAASDNIGAATIIGAIAIAVVLFIAYFAGGYVAGRMARFSGAKQGLAVWLWAILIAIVVAVITLIAGSQWDILANVDIFPRIPVTADTATLTGILTAVGAAVITLAAAVLGGMAGMSYHRRVDRVGLDGVARADRVQY, from the coding sequence ATGAGCACCGACGACCGCGACTACCGCACGACGGATCCGCGGCGGACCGACGGGGACCTCGCCCGGGACCCCTACGTCGACCGCACCCGTCCACTCACCCCGGATCCCCGGGTCGACGCCGACCGCGACGGAGTGCCGGACGCGCAGGAGGCGCGCCGTGCCCGCGACATCGACAGCGTGGGCGAGCACCGGGACGCGTCGTTGCGCGATGTCGTCGCCGAACGCGAGCGCGAGCGCTTCGGCGGGATCAAGTTCGGCAGTGCCTTCTTCGGCTGGCTCACGGCGCTGGGCGCGCTCGTCGCGCTGACGGCCGTGGTCGCCGCGATCGGCGCTGCCACGGGCCTCACCTCGCCCCAGGCGGTCGACGACGCCGCCGAGGCCGCGAGCGACAACATCGGCGCGGCCACCATCATCGGCGCCATCGCCATCGCCGTGGTGCTGTTCATCGCGTACTTCGCCGGCGGCTACGTCGCCGGACGCATGGCGCGCTTCAGCGGCGCCAAGCAGGGCCTCGCCGTGTGGCTGTGGGCGATCCTCATCGCGATCGTCGTCGCCGTGATCACGCTGATCGCCGGCAGCCAGTGGGACATCCTCGCGAATGTCGACATCTTCCCGCGCATCCCGGTGACCGCCGACACCGCCACGCTCACCGGCATCCTCACCGCCGTCGGCGCCGCCGTGATCACGCTCGCCGCCGCGGTCCTGGGCGGCATGGCGGGCATGAGCTACCACCGCCGTGTCGACCGTGTCGGGCTCGATGGGGTCGCCCGCGCCGACCGCGTCCAGTACTGA
- a CDS encoding alpha/beta hydrolase, which produces MDAVAPILRTEMPPPSYIMSAEGYQLATYAWGEPDADAVLCVHGFASSCRDNWVETGWVRMLTNAGYRVIGVDQRGHGASDKPDDPVAYSMGAFVADLIAVLDTYLVDDVRYVGYSLGARVGWQLAVDAPEHVSRAVLGGIPDGRPLGRLRIEQARAYAEEGIPVEDRVTQNYVTLAERVPDNDLRALIALAEGMRFGDADPDPERPPRQPVLFATGSEDAILERSRTLAATAPNGRFIEIPGRHHFNAPGSRAFRDAAATFLGPGGGAA; this is translated from the coding sequence ATGGATGCCGTCGCCCCGATCCTGCGCACAGAGATGCCCCCGCCGAGCTACATCATGTCGGCGGAGGGATACCAGCTCGCGACGTACGCGTGGGGCGAGCCCGACGCCGACGCCGTCCTGTGCGTGCACGGCTTCGCGTCGAGCTGCCGCGACAACTGGGTCGAGACCGGGTGGGTGCGCATGCTCACGAACGCCGGGTACCGCGTGATCGGGGTCGATCAGCGCGGCCACGGCGCGAGCGACAAGCCCGACGATCCCGTCGCGTACTCGATGGGCGCGTTCGTCGCCGATCTCATCGCGGTGCTCGACACCTACCTCGTCGACGACGTCCGCTACGTCGGCTACTCCCTCGGTGCCCGCGTCGGCTGGCAGCTCGCAGTCGACGCGCCCGAGCACGTCAGCCGCGCCGTGCTGGGCGGCATCCCCGACGGGCGCCCGCTCGGACGGCTGAGGATCGAGCAGGCCCGCGCGTATGCCGAGGAGGGCATACCCGTCGAGGACCGGGTGACCCAGAACTACGTGACGCTCGCCGAGCGCGTGCCGGACAACGATCTGCGCGCGCTCATCGCGCTCGCCGAGGGCATGCGGTTCGGCGACGCCGACCCCGATCCCGAGCGGCCACCGCGGCAGCCGGTGCTGTTCGCGACCGGATCGGAGGACGCGATCCTCGAGCGGTCGAGGACGCTCGCCGCGACGGCGCCGAATGGACGGTTCATCGAGATCCCGGGGAGGCACCACTTCAATGCGCCGGGCTCGCGGGCGTTCCGCGACGCAGCCGCGACGTTCCTCGGGCCGGGCGGGGGCGCGGCATGA